Within the Rhizobium sp. 007 genome, the region CCGCCGCCCAGGCCGCCAGCACCGTCATGAACAACGTCGTGCCATGCTGCCGGCTCAGCCGCTTCAGACCCCGCGTCAGATCCTGGTCGATGACAACAGGCACACTGGCCCCGGCAAACGACTGCTGGGCCGGACGCGCACGGTCCGTCGGCAAGGCAAGACGGGCCGGAGCGCCGGCCAGGGCGTCGCGCCAATACTGCGCCTGGCGCTGCAGCCGTTCCCCCGACAGCCATTGCCGTTGCCAGGCGGCATAATCCGGGTACTGGATCGCCAGCGGCGGCAAAGGATCGTCCTCTCCAGCCTCGAACGCCCGGTAAAGCTGACTGAGTTCACGCACCAGCACGCCCATCGACCAGCCGTCCGAGACGATATGATGCTGGGTCAACAGGAAGACGTGTTCCGCATCCGACATCCGGATCAGCCGCCCGCGGATCAGCGGCCCGCGCGCAAGATCGAATGGCGTGCGCGCCTCTTCATGGCACAGATCCAGAAGCGCCGCCTCTGCATCCGGCCGGCCCCGCAGATCGTGCTCGAGCACCGGCAACCCCGCATCCGGCGGCAGAACCTCAACCCGGGGCTTGCCCTCCGGTGCGACAAAGACACTGCGCAGCGCCTCGTGACGGGCAAACAAATGGTCAAGGCTGCGCTGCCAGGCGGTGCGGTCGAGCCCACCACGCAGCCGCAAGGCCAGCGGAATGTGATAGTTTGTGCTGCCCTCGTCCAGCTGCGCCAAAAACCATAGCCGCTGCTGCGCAAACGACAGCACAAGCGGCTCATGACGCGACACGGCCGCAATCGCCGGCAGCTCTTGCGGACCGGCGCGGCTCAACGCCTCGACGATGCTTGCCGCCAGATCGGAAAGCACCGGCCTGGCAAACAGCCTCGTCAGCGGCAGCGCGACGCCAACAGCCTGCGACAGCCGGCTCGAGAGCTGCACCGCCAGCAAGGAGTGGCCGCCGAGCTCGAAGAAGTGGTCGTGGCGTCCGACCCGCTCCAGCCCCAGAAGCTCGGCCCAGATCCCGGCCAGCGCCGTCTCGATCTCGCCCTGCGGCGCCTCATAGCTGCGGCGCGCATAGGCGTCGTCGGCCGGCGCCGGCAGCCCCTTGCGGTCGAGCTTGCCGTTCGCCGTCAAGGGCAGCGCTTCGAGCCGCACGAACGCCGACGGCACCATGTAGTCCGGCAGCCGCCCGCTCAGATGCGCCCGCAAGGCGCCGGCCAGCCCGCCTCCATCGTCGTCGTCCGATCCTGCCTCGGGTCCACACACGACATAGGCGACAAGGTGCTTGTCGCCGGCGCGGTCCTGGCGCGCCACCACCGCCGCCTCGCGCACCCGGGCGTGCTCGCAAAGCCGTGCGGCGATCTCGCCCGGCTCGATGCGGAAGCCGCGGATCTTCACCTGGTCGTCGTTGCGGCCGAGGAACTCCAGATTGCCGTCCGGCAGATAGCGCCCCAGGTCGCCGGTCCGGTACAGCCGATCGCCGTCGACAAAGGGACTGGCGATGAACCGCTCGGCCGTCAGCTCGGGGCGGTTGAGGTAGCCCCGCGCAACGCCTGCCCCGCCGATGTAAAGCTCGCCCACCGCCCCGAACGGCACGGGCGCACCATGACCGTCCAGCAGATACACCCGCGTGTTGGCAATCGGACGGCCGATCGTCTCAACGACAGCCTCTCCCCTCGGCATGCAAATCCAGGTCGAGTACGTCGTCGTCTCCGAAGGAGCGTACAGATTACAGATCTTCTCTACGCCACTGCTCTCGAAGACCCTCTCGATCAGATCTGCCTTCAGCCGCTCACCCGCCAAATTGATGACGCTGGTCGAAGCCGGCACGGCTTGCTGGTCGACCAGAGCGGCGATCGCCGAGGGGACCGTGTTGATCAAGGAGACATCCAAGGGCGTCTGCGCCAGCGCCAGTGCATCCTCGACAAGATAAAGCGTGCTTCCTTGCGACAGCGGAACGAAGCACTCATAGACGGACAAATCAAAACTGATCGAGGTAGAAAACAGCGTGCGGCTGATCTCTGACTCCGCAAACACGCCGCGGCTCCAATGCAGCAGGTTGACGGTGCTGGCATGCTCGACCATGACGCCCTTTGGGGTTCCGGTGGAGCCTGAGGTGTAGATGACATAGGCGAGATGGCTGGGGGTCAGGCCAAGGGCGCTCGGGTCTGGGTCCGAGGCCGGCAGTTCGGCCCAGGCCGGGGTCGCCGTCTCCAGATCGACCACCGTCAGATAGGCGAGCGCCTCGGGGCCGAGTGCGGCGCGGCCGGCCGCATCGCAAAGCAGCAGGTGCGGTGCGGCATCGTCGACAACCTGCCGCAGCCGCGCCGACGGATAGGCCGGGTCCAGCGGCAGATAGGCGCCGCCCGCCTTGAGGATCGCCAGCAGTCCCACCACCATCGCCGGGCTGCGCTCCAGGCAGATCGCCACCGGCTGGTCCGGCTTCACACCCAGCGCAATCAGATGATGGGCCAGCCGGTTGGCCCGGGCGTTGAGCTCGCCATAGCTCAGGCGCTCGTCCTCATGGACCACCGCCACCGCCTCCGGCGCCTTTTGCACCTGCTGCTCGAACAGCTCGTGGATGCACCGCTCCGACGGATAGGCCGCCGCCGTCCGGTTCAGATCCTCCAGCAGATAGCTGCGCTCGGCGGCCGGCAGGATGTCGATGCGGCCGACCGGCCTATTGGGGGCATGCTCCAGCGCCTCCGCCAGTTGCTCGAGCACCTGCTGCATGTAGCCGCAGACCCGATCCGCAGACACGGGCTCCACCACCTGCGCCGTCAGGCCGAGCGCCTCGCCAAAATCCTCCACCGACAGGGTCAGCGGATAGTTGGTGCGCTCCTCGCCGCCCAGCCATTCCATGCCGGACAGGAGATCATCCGCTTCGCAGGCGAGCGCCGGCGTGTTGTGACGGTAGTTCAACAGCGCGCTGAACAGCGGCGCCGGCGCCGCCACCCCGCTGCAGCGTTGCGCCAGCGCCAGCGAGGCATGCTCGTGCGCCAGCAGCTCGGAAAGCCGCGCATGGGTGGTCCGCACGCTCGCCTCGACCCCGGTCCCGTCGAGGTCGAGCCGCACAGGCAGGGTGTTGATGAACAGGCCCAGCGCCCGGTCGGCGCCCGCACCGCATGCATGCGGCCGAACAGCACCGTGCCGAACACCACCTGCTCACGGCCGCTTGCACGCGCCACCACCTGCCCCCAGGCCAGATGGCAAAGGCTCGCCAGGCTTACCCCGAGCCGCCGCGCTTGTTGCCGCAGCCGATCGTTGAGCGCCTGCGGCAGCATCCGCCGTGCCTCGCCGACCCGCTGCCGTCGCCGCGCACCTCGCTCAGCCCAAACGGCATGGTCGGCTCGTCGATGTCGGCCAACTGTTCCTGGAAGAACTCTTCATGCGCCTTGGCATCAACCCCCAGCCGCGCCTGCGCCACCAGATTGCGGAACGGCTGCGGCGCTGCCAGCTCATGCGCACGCCCGTCGAGCACGGCCCGCACCTCGGCATGCATCACTTCCAGCGTCGTGTGATCCCCGATCAGATGATGCTGCAGCTCCAGCAGCAGCCAGCGCCCGCTGCCCGGCTCGCGCGCGATCACAAACCGCAACAGCGGCGCCCGGCCAAGGTCGATGCGCTGCCGGCGTGGATCAAACCGGCGCCGGAGCTCCTCGGCGCCGGAACCGTCACAGTCATCCAGCTCGACCTCGCTCACCTGCAGCGGCGCTTTCCGCCAGACCACCTGGGCCGGGCTCGACAGCCCCTCCCAGACAAAGGCGGTGCGCAGGATGTCGTGCCGATCCACGACTTGCTGAACCGCCGCTAGATAGCGCTCCAGCAGACCCCGGTCGGCGAACGCCATCTGCGAGACCAGCAGATATGGATCGCCCCGGCTGGCCAGCAGATGATGGAACAGGATGCCGTCCTGCAGCGGCGACAGGCCATAAATGTCCTGGATGTTGCCGACGCCGCCGGGAACCGTGGCGACGATCCGGTCGATCTCCTCCTGGGTCAGATCGATGAGCGGCAGCATCTGCGGCGTAATCGCCGTACTCTCCTCGGTGATCAGGTTGGCAGGCACCGCCACCTCGTGATGGCTGCCCAGGCTTGCGGCCAGATCGGCCAGCACCGGCCTGGCGAACAGGGTGCGCACCTCCACCCCCAGCGACAGCCGCCGCAGCCGCTCCATCAATTGAACCGCCAGCAAGGAATGGCCGCCGAGCTCGAAGAAGTGGTCGTGGCGTCCGACCCGCTCCAGCCCCAGAAGCTCGGCCCAGATCCCGGCCAGCGCCGTCTCGATCTCGCCTTGCGGCGCCTCATAGCTGCGGCGCGCATAGGCGTCGTCGGCCGGCGCCGGCAGCCCCTTGCGGTCGAGCTTGCCGTTCGCCGTCAACGGCAGCGCCTCCAACCGCACGAACGCCGACGGCACCATGTAGTCCGGCAGCCGCCCGCCCAGATGCGCCCGCAAGGCGACGGCCAGCCCGCTTCCATCCTCGTCGTCCGATCCGGCCTCGGGTCCACACACGACATAGGCGACAAGGTGCTTGTCGCCGGCGCGGTCCTGGCGCGCCACCACCACCGCCTCGCGCACCCGGGCGTGCTCGCAAAGCCGTGCGGCGATCTCGCCCGGCTCGATGCGGAAGCCGCGGATCTTCACCTGGTCGTCGTTGCGGCCCAGAAACTCCAGATTGCCGTCCGGCAGATAGCGCCCCAGGTCGCCGGTCCGGTACAGCCGGGCGCCTGCCTCATCGCTGAACGGATCGGCCAGGAAACGCTCCGCCGTCAGCTCGGGACGGTTCAGGTAGCCCCGCGCAACGCCTGCCCCGCCGATGTAAAGCTCACCCGCCGCCCCGAACGGCACGGGCGCACCATGACCGTCCAGCAGATACACCCGCGTGTTGGCAATCGGACGGCCGATCGTCTCAACGACAGCCTCTCCCCTCGGCATGCAAATCCAGGTCGAGTACGTCGTCGTTTCCGAAGGAGCGTACAGATTACAGATCTTCTCTACGCCACTGCTCTCGAAGACCCTCTCGATCAGATCTGCCTTCAGCCGCTCACCCGCCAAATTGATCACGCTGGTCGAAGCCGGCACGGCTTGCTGGTCGACCAGAGCGGCGATCGCCGAGGGGACCGTGTTGATCAAGGAGACATCCAAGGGCGTCTGCGCCAGCGCCAGTGCATCCTCGACAAGATAAAGCGTGCTTCCTTGCGACAGCGGAACGAAGCACTCATAGACGGACAAATCAAAACTGATCGAGGTAGAAAACAGCGTGCGGCTGATCTCTGACTCCGCAAACACGCCGCTGCTCCAATGCAGCAGGTTGACGGTGCTGGCGTGCTCGACCATGACGCCCTTTGGGGTTCCGGTGGAGCCGGAGGTGTAGATGACATAGGCGAGATGGCGTGCGGTCAGGCCAAGGGCGCTCGGGTCCGGGTTCGAGGCCGGCAGTTCGGCCCAGGCCGGGGTCGCCGTCTCCAGATCGATCACCGTCAGATCGACAAGCGCCTCCGGGCCGAGTGCGGCGCGTCCGGCCGCATCGCAAAGCAGCAGGTGCGGTGCGGCATCCTCGAGCACCTGCCGCAGCCGCGCCGACGGATAGGCCGGATCCAGCGGCAGATAGGCGCCGCCCGCCTTGAGGATCGCCAAAAGTCCCACCACCATCGCCGGGCTGCGCTCCAGGCAGATCGCCACCGGCTGATCCGGCTTCACACCCAGCGCATCAGATGATGGGCCAGCCGGTTGGCCCGGGCGTTGAGCTCGCCATAGCTCAGGCGCTCGTCCTCATGGACGAGCGACGCTTCGGGTGCGCGCCGGACCTGCTGCTCGAACAGCTCGTGGATGCACCGCTCCGACGGATAGGCCGCCGCCGTCCGGTTCAGATCCTCCAGCAGATAGCTGCGTTCGGCGGCCGGCAGGATATCGAGCTCGCGCACCGGCCTATTGGGGGCATGCTCCAGCGCCTCGGCCAGTTGCTCGAGCACCTGCTGCATGTAGCCGCAGACCCGATCCGCAGACACGGGCTCCGCCACCTGCGCCGTCAGGCCGAGCGCCTCGCCAAAATCCTCCACCGACAGGGTCAGCGGATAGTTGGTGCGCTCCTCGCCGCCCAGCCATTCCATGCCGGACAGGAGATCATCCGCTTCGCAGGCGAGCGCCGGCGTGTTGTGACGGTAGTTCAACAGCGCGCTGAACAGCGGCGCCGGCGCCGCCACC harbors:
- a CDS encoding non-ribosomal peptide synthetase, whose amino-acid sequence is MKPDQPVAICLERSPAMVVGLLAILKAGGAYLPLDPAYPSARLRQVLEDAAPHLLLCDAAGRAALGPEALVDLTVIDLETATPAWAELPASNPDPSALGLTARHLAYVIYTSGSTGTPKGVMVEHASTVNLLHWSSGVFAESEISRTLFSTSISFDLSVYECFVPLSQGSTLYLVEDALALAQTPLDVSLINTVPSAIAALVDQQAVPASTSVINLAGERLKADLIERVFESSGVEKICNLYAPSETTTYSTWICMPRGEAVVETIGRPIANTRVYLLDGHGAPVPFGAAGELYIGGAGVARGYLNRPELTAERFLADPFSDEAGARLYRTGDLGRYLPDGNLEFLGRNDDQVKIRGFRIEPGEIAARLCEHARVREAVVVARQDRAGDKHLVAYVVCGPEAGSDDEDGSGLAVALRAHLGGRLPDYMVPSAFVRLEALPLTANGKLDRKGLPAPADDAYARRSYEAPQGEIETALAGIWAELLGLERVGRHDHFFELGGHSLLAVQLMERLRRLSLGVEVRTLFARPVLADLAASLGSHHEVAVPANLITEESTAITPQMLPLIDLTQEEIDRIVATVPGGVGNIQDIYGLSPLQDGILFHHLLASRGDPYLLVSQMAFADRGLLERYLAAVQQVVDRHDILRTAFVWEGLSSPAQVVWRKAPLQVSEVELDDCDGSGAEELRRRFDPRRQRIDLGRAPLLRFVIAREPGSGRWLLLELQHHLIGDHTTLEVMHAEVRAVLDGRAHELAAPQPFRNLVAQARLGVDAKAHEEFFQEQLADIDEPTMPFGLSEVRGDGSGSARHGGCCRRRSTIGCGNKRGGSG
- a CDS encoding condensation domain-containing protein gives rise to the protein MLPQALNDRLRQQARRLGVSLASLCHLAWGQVVARASGREQVVFGTVLFGRMHAGAGADRALGLFINTLPVRLDLDGTGVEASVRTTHARLSELLAHEHASLALAQRCSGVAAPAPLFSALLNYRHNTPALACEADDLLSGMEWLGGEERTNYPLTLSVEDFGEALGLTAQVAEPVSADRVCGYMQQVLEQLAEALEHAPNRPVRELDILPAAERSYLLEDLNRTAAAYPSERCIHELFEQQVRRAPEASLVHEDERLSYGELNARANRLAHHLMRWV